CCTGTGGGAAATTTCCTTGTGGAGTCTCTGAATTCTTGAGGAAACCAATTAAAAGGCTCGACCTAGGTCGGCAAACTCTCAGTGCGAGACAAAGAATAACCACAGATTAAGGAAGGGAGACAAAGGGGCAATGGAGAACAGCATCAGTCATGCTCTGTACATTCTCGAGGAACCGGTCCAGTACGTGTGTTTGACCTTCATGGCTACTATGTATGCGATAAAGATTTACCAGCTTTTGAAAAAACCGTTTCCGCCCGAAAAAGCTGAATTAAAAGGGGATCGAGTCGCAGGATCGCTTCATTCACTTACTAACGTACTCAGACCTTGGGATATGGAAAGTACCAGTAAGAATCTTTTTTTCTACACGGAATTCCTCGTGTTCCACATTGCAGTGGCATTGACGATTGGCGCCACTTTCATTATTCCGCTTGCTCCGAAGGTCATGACGCCCGCTGTCACTACGGTCTTCATGGTCTTTATGGGTCTCGCCTTCCTCATTGGAATTCGACGTATTTATCGAAGGTTCACTGTACCCGAGATCCGAATCATAAGCAGTCCTGACGATTTCTTCGCCATTTTCCTGATGACGATCTTTTTCGGCGTCGGTTTCGTGGCAATGGAACTCTGGAGACAAGGTCGTCCCGAAACTGGGTGGATGTGGATCTTCTTTCTCATGACCACGTTCTTTTTGCTTTACGTTCCTTTCAGCAAGATCTCCCATTACGTGCTGTATCCCTTCGGCCGGATCAATTTCGGCATGGTATTCGGAGGCAGGGGACTTTTGAACAGAAAAGTCAGCAATCCGACGTGGGACCCCAAATAAGGAAATATTTACCTAATGACATACGGAGGAAAATCAATGTCCAAGACTCAGGAAATTGGCGTCCCTGCCGAATCTGATAATCAAAAACCGGAGAAATTAGGAGCGCCTGAAGAGAGAGCATGGCCTACAAAGCCTTCATTTACACCCGATATGCTGGCAGAGATGGAACGCCAATTGCCTTCGAAGCTCAATCGCGTTGTTGCAGCCTCACTTGCGGGATGCATTCATTGCGGTATGTGCAGCGACGCTTGTCATTACAGTGTTTCCATACCTGAGGATAAAACCCTTGTACCGGCTTACAAGGCCGACCGGTTCCGCAAATGGTACAAGAGCCGCTATGATTGGATGGCCAAAGTCTTCCCCAAATTCGTCGGTGCCGAGCCTCTTACGGAAAAACTCGCAGAAGAAATGTACGACAAGCTTTACGGCGGATGCACCATGTGCAGGCGCTGCACATATAATTGTCCCATGGGCGTCGATTACGGCATGATGGTCAGAGCGGCCAGAAGTCTGATGCAGTCGGTGGGTAGGGTTCCCCAGCATCTGCAGGATACGGTAGACACGCATTACAATGCCGGCAACAATATGGCTGTTCCCCAGGATGAGTTCATCGAAACCATTGAGTGGATCGAAGAGGAACTCCAGGATGAAGACGGCTGCGCGGATTTCAAAATCCCCGTCGATAAGAAAGGCGCACAGTACTTTCTCACGCTAAATCCCCGCGAACCCAAGTACTACCCTCTGACCATTCAGGCGAGTGCCAAAGTGCTCAACGCTGCTGGTGTCGATTTCACTATTTCATCCAGATATTGGGATTTGACTAATTACGCTCTGTTTAACGGCAACGACCCGGACGCCAAGCTTTTTGCGATGTGGCAAGCCGAAGACGTGAAACGACTCGGTTGCGAATATCTTCTCGCAGGTGAATGCGGCCATGGCTATCGTGCGCTTCGATGGGAGCTCCCCAACTGGGTAGGCGGGGTGCCTTTCAAGATCACCAGCATGATGGAACTCATGGCGAAATTGATCCTGGAAAAGCGAATCAAGCTGGATAAATCGGTATGGGCGGGAACGCGGTTCACCTATCACGACTCCTGCAACATTGCTCGATCCGGCGGAGTTCTCGAAGAGCCAAGAATCGTGATCAGAGCTGCGGCAGATGATTTCGTTGAAATGGAGCATAATAGGGACAAGAGCTTTTGCTGCGGCGGAGGCGGTGGTGCTCTGGCCATGCCGGAATTCACGAAACGCAGAATTGCCGCAGGCAAAATCAAAGCGGACGAGATCCGGGCAACCGGCGCAAACGTGGTGCTTCAATCCTGCCACAATTGCACTGACCAATTGAAGGAAATCATCGAGCATTACGGAATTGAGGCAAAAGTCATGAACTTGGCTGAATTGCTGTCTCCGGCTTTAGTACTCGATTGATGGCGATGCTCAAAAGGTGTTTTGAACATGGGGGCGGGCCGTCTTTTTGAACGCCCGCGTACCCCATGTGCAAAATCAAATTGCCGAAAGGGAAGGCGCTCACTAGTACCAATTTGCTTTCAAAGCTAGACCCAAATCCCCTCTAGCCCCCCTTTATTAAAGAGGGGAATGGGGGGATTTTGAATGCAAATGGGTATAGTACGGTAAGACCGGCGAATGGTTGGACGCGTTTTTCCTGCGGTCGTGCAATAGAGTTGGCTGGATACCCATGGAGCGTCTTCTGCGTAGGCTGTTCGGGAGCCTGAGGTTCAAACTAAGTTTTTATGTGGGTCTGTTCGTGTTCGTCGCTGTTGTGGCGTTTGCGATCCACAGCATTGACGTACAGGAAAAAAACCTCGTAAACGCCAGGGTCAATGCTGCGCTCACCTACTCCGAAGTCATCAAATCAGCAATTTGGAATGGAATGATGACCAAGGACAGGGACGTTATCCGGCAGATCATCAAGACCATTGCCCAGCATGAAAATCTGCAGGCCATCAATATCTACGATCGGGACGGATTCCTTCGGTATACGACTGAAAGAGGGTTCATCGCCAACCCTACTCAGAAGGCGGACGATGTCGGCAACAGTCTTCTGAGGGGTCTCGATTCCAATCCTTCTGTGAGGCATCGGTTCCTCGAAAACCGCCGGTACCTCAATGTCGTAAATCCACTGGTGAATTCTCCAAGTTGCTCCACTTCGGCATGTCACTCGCATCCGGAATCGCATGAGGTTCTCGGGGCTTTGGAAGTCACGTTTCCGCTCAAGGGGTTGAGAACCCAGATTTACAACAGTGCCCGTAACACATACATCTTCGCATTTTCGCTGTTTATTTTGATATCGACAGTAAGTGGCTTGGGCGTTATTTGGCTGGTAAGCAAGCCCCTGAAGAAGCTCCAGGAAAAAGCCAGGAAAATGGCATCGGGCAGATACAAGCCGGAAGCCTTTCGGTCCGAGGCTTATGATTCCGTTGCCATGCTCTCTCAGACGTTCGATGAAATGAGCAGGCAGATTAATGAGAGGACTCGACAACTCGATGAGAGTCGCAAGATGTACAAGGAGCTCTTCGAGAAGGTCCCCTGTTACATAACGGTTATCGACAAGGACTATAAAATAGTGCGGGCCAACGAAGCATTCACGAATGAGTTCGGAGATCAGGTGGGAAAATACTGCTTCACCGGTCGTAAAGGACTCGATTCAAAATGCGAAAATTGCCCCGTCGAAAAGACCTTTGCCTCCGGGGTCTCCAAGCGTTCCGAAGAAATTTGGAACCCATGCAGCGACGACAGGAAAGCGTACGTGATCGTCCATACTTCCCCTATTCTCGACGAATTGGGAGAAGTCGTCGAAGTCATGGAAATGTCTCTTGACGTAACCCGGATGGTGCGGCTGCAACTCGAGCTCGAGCGCAAGGAAGAACAGTACAAAAGCCTGATTGAGAGTGTTCCTTGCTATCTGACCGTGGTGGATCGCGATTTCAGGATTTCTTACCAGAATACCGTCTTTACGCGGGATTTCGGTCACAAAATAGGCGAGCTGTGTTTCAAGGCTTACAAGGGGCTGAATTCAAGGTGTATCAACTGCCCTGTGGAGAGAACGTTTCAGGATGCGAACAACCATACTTCCGAAGAGATCTGGTCTCGGAATGGATCCGACGCGTACATCGTTACGTATACGTCGCCAATCCACGATGAAGCCGGGGATGTCACATCGGTTATGGAAATGTGCACGAACGTGACTGAGTTGAAACTCCTCCAGAACGAACTTGCTGTGCTTGGAGAGACTATAGCGGGAATGTCACATACGGTGAAAAACATTCTTTCCGGTCTGGCAGGCGGAGTTTACATGGTTGATTCCGGCTTGACTCAGGGGAAAGACGATCGAGTCCGCGTCGGCTGGGACATGGTGAAGAAGAATGTGGACAAGGTATCGCACCTTGTAAGAGACATTCTTTATGCATCGAAAGAACGGGAGCCCGAATATGAGTACTGCGACTTTACTTCCGTGCTGGATGATGTCTGCAGTTTGTATGAAGGCAAAGCCCGGAAACATGGGATCGATCTGGTGAGGGATTACGAAGCTATACCGCGGATGTCGGTTATAGACCCCAATGGGATGCACAACGTTCTGTCGAACCTTATTTCCAATGCAATCGAAGCATGCCGCAACGACACAGGTAAGGAAGCATATCGCATTGCGGTCGGTTGTGAGACTCAAGGCGTCGATCTGATTTTGAAAGTCACTGATAACGGCTCGGGGATACCTGAGGAAGTCAGAAAAAACCTTTTCAGAAAATTCTTTTCCACCAAAGGGGCGCGAGGTACCGGTTTAGGGCTGGTCGTGACCCAAAAAATAATTGCGGAGCACGGCGGAACTATATGTGCGGAATCGATCGAGGGAGAGGGGACCACATTCATTGTCCGAATATCTTCCAAAGAACCGGATCGCCAGAGTGCTTCGTTGGCGGTTTCATCATGACTCGTGAGAAAAAAAACGTTTTAAAATTTTCCGATTACCAAAAAAGGAAAGCAGGAGGAATCATGAATGGCATAGGGCTATGCGCAGTTTTTTCCCGTCAAGGCGATTGGGCTTTTGACTATGCTTTGAGTCTTGCCAGACACCACAAGACGAAACTCAACATTTTCCATTTTCTCGAATCTCCTTACATGCTGAGAAGAGATGTAGTCTTTGTTGACGCTGAGAAAAAAGAAACCACCATCGTGAATCCCGATTTCATAGCCAAGAAGGACAAGGAAATGCGGGAAAAATACGACGATCGGCTGGGAGACTACGTTGAGGTTGGATTCCGCCTTTGTGAAGGCAACGATGAACTCGAGTTGAGAAAATGCTTCAAGAAAGGCGATTACGAGATTCTGGTCATCGGATATAACGAAAAGGGAGCGTCTTTCGGCGGAACCACCACAATAGAAGAGTTCTGCAAGAAATTCAAAGGTCCGGTCATTCTCGTCGGCCCTGAAAGTCCTGATTCCTTCTATGTCAATGATGCCGCTGCAAAACGTTTGGGTGACCTGCTCCTCGAAAATGGCGGATGGAAGCGCATCGAAAACTGACCGATTGCAATCGAAGCAGTAAGATTGGGGAACCTTTTCTGTAAATGGGTTATGTCCTTGTGCTCAGGTCCGAATTGAGCTGACAAATATGATCTTAGTATTTCGCGCACAGTCAGTGTAGGGGCAGGTCTCGTGCCTGCCCTTCCTGGAATGACCGGCGCGGAGGCCGGTCACCACCGGGCACCCACAAGGGGCGCCCCTACCAATCCGCATTGACCGTGATCCCGCGAGACAGGAACATCTTACAGCCCCCTCGACTGAACTAAGGAGATAATCCATTTGTAAAAAGGTTCTCCAAATCTTACTGCGTTGAAAGGGCACCCACTTCGCAGTTATTTGAAAACGGAGCGACCCTGATCAGTCCAGAGAGGAAGACCCCATGCTTGTTACGACAGCAGGCAGATATGCGCTTCGTGCACTGTTTGATCTTGCAATTCACAGCAATGGTAAACCCGTTCGAATAAAAGATATATCCACTCGCCAAAAGATATCGAATCGCTATCTGGAACAGATCTTCAGCAAATTATTCAGAGCCGGTCTGATCAGAGGCCGTCGCGGACCTTCGGGAGGCTATGTGTTGGCCAAAGAGGCGCAAGACATAACGGTCGCTGACGTGGTCACGGCAGCGGAAGGATCTTTGCAGCCGGCTGCCCTCACCTGCATTACTCCGGATGGAGACCCTTCAAATGGGTGCGAGTTGTTCGAAGAATGCATGTGCAGACATGTTTGGAACGAAACCCGAAAAGTATTGTTCGATTATCTTAATAGCGTTACTCTGGCGGATCTCTGTAACCGGGCAAGTAAAAAAGGGAATTTCTCTCGTGAGGCATGTCCCGGCGGTCAACAAATGTTCAGAGATTCCTGATCCCACAGCAAAGGCTTACGGAGAGCCTCCTCCCCTGAATGTTCCTTGACTCCCCACGCTGAAGACTGTACATTTTCTTACAATCTGTGATTCACGTTAGCGGGTAATCGGCTTGTGAGCACTTATTCACCCCATGACAGTGAGGCGTTCGAGTTTTCTTCTCCCCGGCACTCACTGACCGGTCACGTTCGAACCATTTTCAGAAAGAAGTGGCTTTTCCTGGGGATCGTCGCACTGGCACTGGCCGGGGGCGTTGTTGTCGGCCTGGTAAGATCTCCTGTTTACAAATCCTCTGCAATATTACGTGTGGAGTTAGGCGGACCTTCACAGCGGGGCCTTCAAGGGGCGCTCGAGTTCTTCGCCGAATTCAGCATTTTTTACGAAACTCAAGTTCAATCTCTCAAAGAAATGGCTCAAAGCGGGAGTCTCAGCACACCGGACCGGAGAGGTCTGGAAGATGCAGCGAAAGCTCTCCCAAGATGGTCCGACATCCGGATAACCGAAAACCGTGGTTCTCAGCTCATCAACGTGGAAGCATCTGCAAACGATCCCTTTGCGGCAAGAGAAAAGCTCCGCGACTATCTGGAACAGTATATCCGTGCTGACAGGGAACGACTGGAAACACTCGCGAACAGCTTGCTCGCCAAACTGCAGAACGAGTTAAGACAGGCTGAAGAGCGCATGCGCAAGTCGCAAGAGGAACTGGTGAATTTCGCCAGAGAGCATGGAATGGTACTGCTGGACGATGAGCCCGAGTTGGAATCCTCGCTTCTGGAGACGGCAGGCAAGACGTTTCTGGATATCAGGAACGAGCGGTTGAACCTCGAGACCTTGACCCTTCATAAGCAGATGATACTGCCAAAATATATCGATAACGAGTTTCTTAGTACGTTGAAGAAGAATTCTGCCGCACTGAAAGCAGATTACGTATCGGCTGCCTCGGTTCTTGGCTCCGGACATTTTCAGCATTCGTTGGCCCAAGGCAAACTGTATGCAATGGAAAAAGCCATCAGCGAAGTGGAACAGTCCGAAATCGCATCCAGCCTGGAAGCTGCAAAGAAGAGAGAATCCGCGGCTCTCCAGGCGTACGAGCTGGCAAAGGAAGCTGCCATTAGAGCAGGGTCGAATGCGACGCGGCTTTCTATTCTGAAAAGGGCTGCTGCAGCGGACGCACAGGTCTATTTGACTCTGACTCAGAAGATCAAGCAAATGGCACTTTTCAGTAGACTTGCTCCCCACACCCTCGGGATTGAGGGTCCTCCGACTTTGCCGACAAAACCGGTTTTTCCGGATTGGAGGAGAATAATTGCTGCCAGTCTTTTTGTAGGCTTATTCGGCGCAATTGTTGTGATTCTAGGGCCTGGAATGCTGTCTACAGGCGTAAAGACCTCGGGGGACATCAAAGAATTGGGATTACCGGTTCTCGGTGTAATTCCGGATGCAAAATCGATCATGCGCGGCAATTTCGGCGGTGTGTCCGGATTCAGCTACGAGTTATCGCCTCATTATTTTCCCCTATCGCTGCTCACGGACGCACTTCACGTGGTGCGGGAAAATATAGCCTCCGCCCTGAAGAAGGACGAAGGTGCTGCAATTTGTGTAACGAGTTCGCTTCCTTCGGAGGGCAAAACGTTTGTAGCCACTTCCCTCGCGGCTACAATTGCATCCGAACGGAACCGCGTAATAGTAATCGATGGGGATTTGAGAAACCCTCGTGTCAGTGAGGTGTTCAAATCCTCTCGACAGGAAAAAGGGCTTGCGGAGTTCCTGTCGGGCAATACAGTCTCGGCTGAGGAGATAATCAGGCAATCAACCATTCCCGGACTTTTTTACGTACTTGCAGGCAATCGCCCGGACAATCCGGTGGCTCTTCTCAAGAGTCCCCGATTTGGCGCTTTCCTGCAGCATTGCATACAGACTTTCGATCTCGTCATCGTCGACGCCCCGCCTGTTCTTGGATTTGCGGATGCGGCAATTCTGGCTAAGAGCTGCACCGGAGCATTAATGGTAGTCAGGCAGGGATTTGAAAAAATGGAATTGATAAAAGATGCCCGCGACACATTCAGGCGGCTTAAAATCAGGATCCTTGGCGCAATGCTCAATTTTGCAGAAACGGATCTTCCTGAACTGGGATTCATTCACGATGATGTTTATTCCGGATATGCAAAATTCCTGGACAAACCTACCCAATGAGAGATTTCTCTCTCTCTTTCATGCGAAACCATTTGGCTACGCATAGATCTTTATCTGTCCGATCGATCATGTGTGAAGGGGACCCCATGGAAAAAGGTCCCCCTAAGAAATATTCGTAATTGAGAACATGCATTCCATATGGAGTCATTTAGAGCGATTAAGGGACCGGAGGTTCGTGAGTGCTGCAAAATGGGGCCTTCCCTAATACCGGGGCATTACACACACGACACAGACTCCTGCGCACGGGGTCCTTTATTGAAGCGCATTCATCTTCCGGTACTTTTATATCCGAAGCGCCGGTTACGGTAGACTCCACATCTCTTTCTCTCGTTTCAGTATCTGACATCGTTTGTTCCTCCTCAGGTGCGACATCTGATAATGTAGACGCAGATGAACGCCGAGGGATTCAGGAATCAGGAAAAAAGTCGCTTGTGGTTGTGATACCATTTCGCAATTTTATGCATATAAGATGGCGCAGGCTGAGGTGTTCTGAGCGGAGTGATTAGACGGCCTTGCGTCGTCTGGAGCGAAGGATACCTCCAGCCTGCCAGACTATAAAAAGAAAAGCGAATCGGTATGAGTACATTATTGGCCGGTTTTCACCAGTGATTGGGTGTATTAGAGCGATTGCCAAGAATTCTGACGTTCGTCCCACGCTCCAATACAAGATATTGGTGGAGACCGGCGTCCCTGCCGGTCCATTCTATCGATATCATTCATCATATTGAAGATGTGCCGGCACGGAGGCCGGCACCCACCAATATTCTTATCTATAGTTTCGCGATTCTTGCATGGTCGAGTCCGCGCGTGGAGCGCGGGCCGTTGAGTTTTTCGAACTTATTGATTCGGCTGGCTTTCGAATAAATTCTCAGCGAGAAATGACTCCTTCGAGCTGCTGCCAGCATGTCTGAAAAGGTGAACGACTTTTTCCGGCAGTACCAGGGAGCCGGGTCGGCAACGAGGTTCTTTGCAGTGACGAATTGCCCAACGAACCAAAGCACTACAAAGCAGTAGGCCCAGTAAGCAAACATAGGGGCACGGGTTACCGAGGTCTCTTTCCGACACTGAGGTTCAGCCGCACCCAGGAGGTTCTTGGTCTCTCGATTGGTCATCTCAATGCTAAAGCGTGCAGCGTAGCGCTCGATAATCTGCTGTGGTGCAGCCTGAGGGTCCGTATCGAAAAACACCATATTGGCATGGTGGCCGGCCCAATGCTGTTGAATTAAGGAAAGGGTTCTTGATTTTTCACGTTTAACCTCCGAGAATTCAGAAGGAA
The sequence above is a segment of the Desulfomonile tiedjei DSM 6799 genome. Coding sequences within it:
- a CDS encoding universal stress protein produces the protein MNGIGLCAVFSRQGDWAFDYALSLARHHKTKLNIFHFLESPYMLRRDVVFVDAEKKETTIVNPDFIAKKDKEMREKYDDRLGDYVEVGFRLCEGNDELELRKCFKKGDYEILVIGYNEKGASFGGTTTIEEFCKKFKGPVILVGPESPDSFYVNDAAAKRLGDLLLENGGWKRIEN
- a CDS encoding GumC family protein; protein product: MSTYSPHDSEAFEFSSPRHSLTGHVRTIFRKKWLFLGIVALALAGGVVVGLVRSPVYKSSAILRVELGGPSQRGLQGALEFFAEFSIFYETQVQSLKEMAQSGSLSTPDRRGLEDAAKALPRWSDIRITENRGSQLINVEASANDPFAAREKLRDYLEQYIRADRERLETLANSLLAKLQNELRQAEERMRKSQEELVNFAREHGMVLLDDEPELESSLLETAGKTFLDIRNERLNLETLTLHKQMILPKYIDNEFLSTLKKNSAALKADYVSAASVLGSGHFQHSLAQGKLYAMEKAISEVEQSEIASSLEAAKKRESAALQAYELAKEAAIRAGSNATRLSILKRAAAADAQVYLTLTQKIKQMALFSRLAPHTLGIEGPPTLPTKPVFPDWRRIIAASLFVGLFGAIVVILGPGMLSTGVKTSGDIKELGLPVLGVIPDAKSIMRGNFGGVSGFSYELSPHYFPLSLLTDALHVVRENIASALKKDEGAAICVTSSLPSEGKTFVATSLAATIASERNRVIVIDGDLRNPRVSEVFKSSRQEKGLAEFLSGNTVSAEEIIRQSTIPGLFYVLAGNRPDNPVALLKSPRFGAFLQHCIQTFDLVIVDAPPVLGFADAAILAKSCTGALMVVRQGFEKMELIKDARDTFRRLKIRILGAMLNFAETDLPELGFIHDDVYSGYAKFLDKPTQ
- a CDS encoding RrF2 family transcriptional regulator; this encodes MLVTTAGRYALRALFDLAIHSNGKPVRIKDISTRQKISNRYLEQIFSKLFRAGLIRGRRGPSGGYVLAKEAQDITVADVVTAAEGSLQPAALTCITPDGDPSNGCELFEECMCRHVWNETRKVLFDYLNSVTLADLCNRASKKGNFSREACPGGQQMFRDS
- a CDS encoding (Fe-S)-binding protein — encoded protein: MSKTQEIGVPAESDNQKPEKLGAPEERAWPTKPSFTPDMLAEMERQLPSKLNRVVAASLAGCIHCGMCSDACHYSVSIPEDKTLVPAYKADRFRKWYKSRYDWMAKVFPKFVGAEPLTEKLAEEMYDKLYGGCTMCRRCTYNCPMGVDYGMMVRAARSLMQSVGRVPQHLQDTVDTHYNAGNNMAVPQDEFIETIEWIEEELQDEDGCADFKIPVDKKGAQYFLTLNPREPKYYPLTIQASAKVLNAAGVDFTISSRYWDLTNYALFNGNDPDAKLFAMWQAEDVKRLGCEYLLAGECGHGYRALRWELPNWVGGVPFKITSMMELMAKLILEKRIKLDKSVWAGTRFTYHDSCNIARSGGVLEEPRIVIRAAADDFVEMEHNRDKSFCCGGGGGALAMPEFTKRRIAAGKIKADEIRATGANVVLQSCHNCTDQLKEIIEHYGIEAKVMNLAELLSPALVLD
- a CDS encoding ATP-binding protein, with product MERLLRRLFGSLRFKLSFYVGLFVFVAVVAFAIHSIDVQEKNLVNARVNAALTYSEVIKSAIWNGMMTKDRDVIRQIIKTIAQHENLQAINIYDRDGFLRYTTERGFIANPTQKADDVGNSLLRGLDSNPSVRHRFLENRRYLNVVNPLVNSPSCSTSACHSHPESHEVLGALEVTFPLKGLRTQIYNSARNTYIFAFSLFILISTVSGLGVIWLVSKPLKKLQEKARKMASGRYKPEAFRSEAYDSVAMLSQTFDEMSRQINERTRQLDESRKMYKELFEKVPCYITVIDKDYKIVRANEAFTNEFGDQVGKYCFTGRKGLDSKCENCPVEKTFASGVSKRSEEIWNPCSDDRKAYVIVHTSPILDELGEVVEVMEMSLDVTRMVRLQLELERKEEQYKSLIESVPCYLTVVDRDFRISYQNTVFTRDFGHKIGELCFKAYKGLNSRCINCPVERTFQDANNHTSEEIWSRNGSDAYIVTYTSPIHDEAGDVTSVMEMCTNVTELKLLQNELAVLGETIAGMSHTVKNILSGLAGGVYMVDSGLTQGKDDRVRVGWDMVKKNVDKVSHLVRDILYASKEREPEYEYCDFTSVLDDVCSLYEGKARKHGIDLVRDYEAIPRMSVIDPNGMHNVLSNLISNAIEACRNDTGKEAYRIAVGCETQGVDLILKVTDNGSGIPEEVRKNLFRKFFSTKGARGTGLGLVVTQKIIAEHGGTICAESIEGEGTTFIVRISSKEPDRQSASLAVSS